The DNA sequence GCTACTATTAATCTTCAACTTTTGTTCATAAACATGTCACATTAagccataaaataaaaagagtaatAAACTTcacatatactaataaaaactCAAATTCGACGCATATAATATAATCTGAGATACAACTTTGTTTCAGTATAGTATAAGATTTTTCTCCAACACAAAATCCCATCGATCGTTTCAATTTTGCAACCATGCAAATACTGAAATACACCATCATACAAGATCAATGATCTTCctacaaaaaatggaaaaaagagcAAAAAATTAGCAAAATTGACCGTCTCCAAAGTTAAGTAAGAGATGTGTAAAGTGTAGTGTAAAGTGTAGACGAATAAAACCAACCTTAGTAATTTGTGTCATCGAAAACCCATGGTTCCCGCTCAAAGAGTTCACGGCCGTTCATCTGAACCACTCCCGCTGCTATATCCTCCTCACGCTTCCTTGCAGCTGCCGCTTTTATGGCATCAGCATCTGCATCCTGTACAAGAAGATATCAAGCCTTAAGATATctaaatcaaaagaaaaatttacACATTGCTTTTTGGTATGTTTATCCAATCACAATTGCATAACTCCTCAGATAGAGAGAGATTTCTACAAATGAGATTTCTGCAATTGTGACTGACTAGACATACCACGTGACATATGGAGTCTCGGCCATCAAAGTTTTATTCCTAAATCAAATGAGAAGAATGATTCACATCTCCCATAGCCCCCTCGTTGGCATACTTGTCGATCATGCCAGGCTTGATAAAATAGCACTCTACGCGGGAGAGACGCTTTTACCATAAACAAACTACATATACTTCCATTGACCTAAAACCAGAAGTTAGAATCTAAACTAAACAACAGCTGATACAACCCAATAGTTTTCATAATTCGTTCTTCAAGATCAGAGAGGAAGTGAAATTAATCAATAGTTCCATTCATGTTCGGGGGAAATTCAGACAACATAAACAATTATAATGACCAGAAAACCAACTCACTACATTTTGTCAGAATAAGTTCTTTTTCACCATCTGAAGCCTACATTAGTTAGCAGAACGGATAAAATTGAAGCAGATGGCTATTGAAACAGACAACAAAAGTTTATCATAAAATGAATCTTAAGAACACCTTAATTGTTCCACTTCAGAAATCTATTTTTCGACACATACAAGATCCTTTCTGCACTACAGCACGACACTGAGTCTAACAACTAAATGATTTTGTGATAGAGATCATTGTTACTCCAGCAAGCAGAGTATCATTAGTGCATTGAGAGAAGTATCTCATGTTCTTCAATTACTGTTCTCTCCATCCATAGTGTTCGCTGTCCCGAATCCAGCACCCGAAACCCATTTCAGTTGCCTAATGCTGATCGACCTCCATATGTTCGATCAAATGCCGAACTCTCAAGTTGTTCGATGTGTTGCTACAAGGACTATTCGATCCTTTTACTTAGCTATTCTCGAAAATTCTACGGTTTCTGAGCTTCGAACAAACTATGATTCTATGACCAACACCTCATCTCAAGCAAGCAACATCAAAATTTGCTCAACCAACAGAGTAAATTCAATCAAAGGGATAATTTCAAAGCAATGAGATCACATCCCAATTCAAAACCCAAACTATCCTATTTCCATTCAATCAAAAACAATCTCactaattaaaactaaaattaaaaaaagctACAGTATACCCCAAAAGGAGCCTTCAATCACAAAATCCGCAGCACTAAACCTAGAAATtcctaatttctttttcaaatttcaccAATTGACATTATATACATACAAAACAGCTGAGATAAAACGAAATTCTACCAAAAACCGATGAAAGTGAAAGGGAAACCATAAACAGAAGAAATTTAGGGATCGGACCTTTCGGCGTTTCCAGGCAGCGAATTGAGCTTCTGTGATAGGATTGGGACTCGGATTTGTCGCAGGTGTTGGTGCTTGCTGATTATTCTCGGCCTCCGCCCCCATTTTTTTCTCCGATTCGTGTTTCCGATTGAAAGAGGCGGCGGTTGTATTTAAGAGAAACAATTTCCAACATTCAACTGAcgtaataataattgtgaatattttatttatttttttgtaaatatttcagCATGGATTaagataaatagataaaagtaGGTTATTGTAAAGCAttctacaaaagaaaataatttataattagaatAATCGAAATTAATTGATAGCATTTCTAGTTCCGATCCCATTATACTAACAAATTGCCTACCACATCATTCATTATACACTAAAATTTCCGGCCGAttctaagaaaaatattaggtTCCCAAACAGCTTATTGACATTTGTTAATACAAATATGCGatatttgagagaaaaagggcattatttaaattttattttgtgttacCTCTATCCCTCGAGAAATCAGTTTCTTGTGCAGTTCCTCCATAGCATGAATTCCGGTGGTATCGATGTTCATCACATCTGtcataaaagataaaaaaatgtcacactaATCTCATGAAACCACAAAAATTGAACcaagataaataataaatagggCTATTAATCACCAATATTACGAATTCCAATTCAACTAAGAACAAGAAGAAATTTTGTCTAAGAACAAGAAAAAGTTTAGATGAgaactctaattttatttgggaCGATGTTTAATCGCAATATTTGCATGAAACAACTTGTTTCCATCTGTTCGAAACATCATCTTTGCTATTTATTAGtgattccaattccaattccaattccaatccATCTTTGGAACGAACTTAAAATTCGATATATTAACGACCAATTCCCTAATGAAATAGTGAAATGATAGTACCATAAAACACAACTTACTGGTCATGTCGAGTATCATGACACGAACTCctgctttattttctttgatcTCATTTTCATCAGACAGCCACTTCAAAATCCTGAAATAAGActagaaattaatataaatattgtgataataagatctttaatttgaaaccgaaaaataaaataaaaaattgaccTTTCTCGAATGAAATTAGCATTTGCAAAGCACAATGTTCCAGAATTAAtttggatgatgatgatgccTGGTATTTTGGTGGCAACAGGAAATTGATTAATGCTGCAGAAAATATCTGTTCCTGGTAATCTACCTAGTTCTTCTGTACTAGGTTTAATCGACAACAAAATTATCTTCCCAAATGAAATTCCCACCTGCATCcagttaaattaataaatgaaataaataatcacataaaaaaatttattaattatatacaaaaGGGTCTCTTGTTTGTCAAAAACTTTGTATTGGAAAAATAATCTGATTCCTAGTTACTCGGCCGgtccataaaaataacaagttttgaaatgatacGAGTTTGATAGTTTGACCCTTTCCAGaagtttaattagtaattcgaacaaattttatattttacatataaatttattgtaccTATCATCAATTTTCACTTTACAATTCTCCTAGGAAATGCTTGAAAATCTTCATTTATACATGACATTTTATGCTCTCTACTAATGCAAACTACAAAGCAACTTTCACCATtataaaaagcaaaagaagaaaatgaagtttCATAGGGCAGAACATGATGTTTCTTAGCAAAAATATCACTCGACACAACAGTATTATTGCCCACTAAATGAAATGTCAGTTTCAATTCCAAGAAAAAAGGGAATGGCAATACaagaatgaattttaaaaaatattgatataatcacatatatatattgtgcaATGGAAAACTATTTTTACGAAATCcaaatgtcaataattatgtactcctaaaatacataatcatatatattcataGGCGTTTCACCCGTTTGATGAAAATCCTCACTTGGCACAAATGTAtcaaaaatacaattaatatttaatacaaataatatttcatttttgggttATAATTATGTAGTGCACCGACTTGAACACCTGACACATTGATTGGATATTTTTCGACTTAGTTACACTTCAATGCCAAGCTAGCTTCATTGATACTCAAATAACTCTTTGAATTTTAGTACTTTCTAATTACCTTTCCACCACTAATTTTGAAGTTAAAAAAAGATTCCTAGTTACATTGAACCTGGACAAGATTTTGAATAATGCAATCAAATGTACGTTTTGTTTAATGATCAATGTTTGATAAGTCtttgaaaaatgaatgttAGATAAGAACTGAATTAATtgaatgtaaaataaaaaaattgggcaATCTGTTTGGCAACTATCCCATGACTTCTTTTTCCCTGAACAAATGCGACCATGAATTGACGcatatatgtaaaattttgGCGACAGACGTGAACGGTTAATAACATCATTTTTAGCATACAAATATTGGTTTGTTCAAGCGTGTAATAATGTGGCGACGTGAACAACTAAAATAACATAACTTTTTAGGCTAAGAAgcataataaatagataaatttgattaaatgggataattcaaaaattttgaaacttcatgatttattatttaaattttaaaagatgcAAGAAAAAACAAGTACAAAAACCAACTTAAAGCATGATAAGTataacacacaaaaaataatcgactttgtattgtaaattttaaattcattgaACCTAGACATTTTAATAAGATTAAACATACTGTATACCACGAAATGATTGATGGAAATATATGTATTTCTTTAGGTTGTTGATGGATTTTATTTAGTG is a window from the Salvia hispanica cultivar TCC Black 2014 chromosome 1, UniMelb_Shisp_WGS_1.0, whole genome shotgun sequence genome containing:
- the LOC125211429 gene encoding uncharacterized protein LOC125211429, with protein sequence MGAEAENNQQAPTPATNPSPNPITEAQFAAWKRRKDADADAIKAAAARKREEDIAAGVVQMNGRELFEREPWVFDDTNY